The following proteins come from a genomic window of Tenebrio molitor chromosome 9, icTenMoli1.1, whole genome shotgun sequence:
- the LOC138139181 gene encoding uncharacterized protein, whose protein sequence is MPKQKISLREKILQWTSKKDLYEIKSTREMFCKACGKLFICEKKCHLQQHEQTAIHKENIMTPLRQTLLTQNLEESANSTFNMELCNVFLAANIPWHKLQNPAFQNFLTKYCGRKIPDESTLRKNYLPKCYKDTIDRIRNELDPFNIWVSVDETTDALGRYVANCLVGKLSEDEPGKSYLLASKQLERTNHETIARFVNQSLEILWSTRVVAEKFLLFVTDGAPYMIKSGRHLKVFYPKIVHVTCLAHALNLVAEKIRYQYEDVDNLISNVKKIFVKAPLRVEMYKEKLKEMPLPPQPILTRWGTWLQAAMFYSEHFDSIKEVVMSFDGSSAVAIQKAQSIMKKPGIKNQLIYVRSNFKIICESITQLEKNGLPLTDSIKIVENVFTSLKKSPGPVAAVALKKLEDVTEKNPGYKFLLELARIFRGEDVPEHDTKMEEIYYKFAPITSCEVERSFSKYKSILVDNRQCFKVENLEQYLVCNVNT, encoded by the exons atgccgaaacaaaaaattagtttacgcgaaaaaatattacagtggacaagcaagaaagatttatatgaaataaaatcaacccgagaaatgttttgtaaagcttgtggtaaactg tttatatgcgaaaaaaaatgtcacttgcaacagcatgagcaaacggccatccataaagagaacattatgacaccgcttcggcaaacgttgctgacacagaacttggaggaatcggcaaatagtacattcaatatggaactttgtaacgtctttttagctgccaatataccatggcacaaactacaaaatcctgcgtttcagaattttctgacaaaatattgtggtagaaaaattccggatgagtctactttacggaaaaattatttaccaaaatgctacaaagat actattgaccgcattcggaatgagctggatccttttaacatatgggtttcagttgacgaaacaacagatgcacttgggcgatatgtggcgaattgtctggttgggaaactttcagaagatgaacctggaaaatcttatcttttggcgtctaaacaattagaaagaacaaatcatgagacaatagctagattcgtaaatcaatctttag aaatcttgtggagtaccagagttgttgctgaaaagtttcttttgtttgtaacggatggagcaccatatatgataaaatctggtagacaccttaaggtgttttatccaaaaattgtgcatgtcacatgcttagcgcatgctttaaatctagtggctgaaaaaattcgctatcaatatgaagatgtggataatttaatttcgaacgtgaaaaaaattttcgttaaggcacctttgagagttgaaatgtacaaagaaaaactaaaagaaatgccactgcctccacagccaattttaacacgatggggaacatggcttcaggctgctatgttttacagcgaacactttgattccattaaagaa gttgtcatgtcctttgatggaagttctgctgttgctattcaaaaagcacagtctataatgaagaaacccggaataaaaaaccaattaatttatgttcgcagtaattttaaaataatctgcgaaagtattactcaattggaaaaaaatgggttacctttaaccgattcaatcaaaattgttgaaaacgtatttacctccctaaaaaaatctccaggccctgtagcagcagtagcattaaaaaaacttgaagatgttactgaaaaaaatcctggatacaaatttcttctagaattggcaagaatttttagaggtgaagatgtgccggaacatgacaccaaaatggaagaaatttattacaaatttgcgcccattacctcttgcgaggtagaaagaagtttttcaaaatataagtccattttggtggataaccgacaatgttttaaagtagaaaatttagagcaatatcttgtatgcaatgtaaatacgtaa